A window of Paenibacillus phoenicis genomic DNA:
CGACGGTGATGCCTTCGGCGTGAAGCAGCTCCACCAAGCTGGCCAGCTGCGGCAGGAGGGCGGGGTTGCCGCCGGACAAGGTGACGTGGGAGAAACGGTCGCCGCCGATGTCGCGCAGCTCGCCAAGGATTTCCGCCGGGGTCAGGCGGCGGATCATCTCCTTCGCGCTGCCGTCCCAGGTGAAGGCGGAGTCGCACCAAGAGCAGCGATAATCGCAGCCGGCGGTGCGGACGAACATCGTCTTCTGTCCGATCACCATACCCTCGCCTTGTACGGTGGGGCCAAAGATCTCCATGACGGGGATCGGCAGCTCGCGGTGCTCTTGTGTGGTCGCTTCCTTACTCATCCTGCATCCACTCCCGTCTCGCTTCCGCATAGCTGGTTGGCGTCTCATAGAGGCGGACGAACTCCGTCCGGGCCTCCAGCACCGGATTGCGATAAGCTTCCGATTGCAGCGCCTCCTCCATCTTCTCGAACAGCCACACCACCATATTTTCGGCGGTGGTATTCATCGGCGGCAGCGTTTCATTAATGTAACGATGGTCCAGATAAGCTTCAATTTCGTTCTTCCAAATCTCCTTGATCGTGCCAAAATCAACGGTCATGCCGATCTCATCCGGCCGGCCGCTGATGCCAAACACCACTTTGTACGTGTGGCCGTGCAGGTTTTTGCATTTGCCGTCATACGCATGCAGGTGGTGCGCGGCATCAAAAGTGAATTCCTTGCTCACCAGCACCCGGCGGCGGTGGTAACGTAGCTGGTCCCGGCGGATGTCCTGGTCCAGCTTCTGCAGCGCTTCAACGATGCGAAATTCCTCCGGTGTCCGGTTCATCGTGAATTCGCCTCCTGGCGTTCCAGCAAGTATTTGTCCAGTCCAGCTTTTCTCAGCTTGCAGGCCGGGCATTCGCCGCAGCCATCGCCGATGATACCGTTGTAGCAGGTAAGCGTCCGTTCGCGCACGAAATCAAAGGCTCCAAGCTCATCGGCTAGCTTCCAGGTCTCTGCTTTGTCGATCCACATGAGCGGCGTATGGATCACAAACTCGTAATCCATCGCCAAATTCAAAGTCACGTTCAGCGATTTCACAAACACGTCGCGGCAGTCGGGATAACCGCTGAAGTCGGTCTCGCAGACGCCGGTAACGATATGCTTGGCACCTACGCCTTTGGCGAGTACGGCAGCAAAGCTGAGGAAGAGATGGTTGCGGCCGTCCACAAACGTGCTTGGCAGCTCCCCCTCCTGATGCTCGATCGCAATGTCGCTGCGCGTCAAAGCGTTGGCCGTTAATTGGCCAAGCAGGCTCATGTCTAACACGGTATGCTTGATGCCAAGCTCGGCGGTAATCGATTTCGCGCATTCGATCTCCAGCTTATGGCGTTGGCCATAATCAAACGTCACGGCCTCAACCTCGCCGAATTGCTGGATCGCCCAGAACAGACAGGTTGTGCTGTCTTGACCGCCGCTGAACACAACAACCGCTTTTTCCTTTTTAAGCATAAAAAAACCCTCCGTCTTCTTTAATAGTGAAGCAGGAATCCTTCGTTCCCGGCCCATTGTGATAGAAGAAAGAGAGTTCTTGAACTGGTCACAAAAAAACAAGCCCATTTCGACCGGCAGGGTGTCCTTGGCGCTGCGACTCCGTTGCCGTACAGCAAACGGGCATGCGAGCGCGAAGAACCCGCCGAATCAAGGCAGGGCATTTATAGTTTTTTATAGAGGGAGTTCTCGAACCTCTCCCGTGTATTCCCGTAGGAATAAGCACGGATTTCTTCTTCAATTTCGTTATGCACTGGGGAGCGGGCCTCCAGGCACAAACCCCATTATAACATATTTTGCGCAGAGGGGAAGTGAAGGCGCGATCACTCAGTTAAAATGTTACTAAGGAGGCATCGGTTCACTCACATCGAAATGTTACCGAAGGGATGTGTGTTGAAATTGAGCATGAAAACACGACGTGAAGTGATCCGTACCTTGGCTGATCAATACAAGAGAGCGAAATCGCGAAATGAAAAATCTGTAATCCTTGATAATGCCGTGAAGGTGCTGGGTTGCCAACCCGTAACGTCTGCCTCCACTGGGTAACAAAATTACGTGAGTGAACCACTATCCTTCGGTAACATTTTTAAATGAGTTGACACGGAAGGGAGGGTCGGGTGTACTATTTTTAATGAAATTGAGCTAATTTGGTTCACAAACGAGCGAAACTCACCGATAGCGGTTTGCAGCCTGTCTTTTGATGGCCTGAATGGCGCCCATATGAAGTCCTTCATGGAAGATCGTTCTCACAAGTACCTGCTCAAGGGTATGCATCCCCATATCCGTTGGCGGATACTCCTCCTCCAGCCGATCCCGGTACTGCTGCTCTATGAAGCGAGGCTGCTCCTGAAGCAGTGATATCAATTCTGACAATGACGGGGTTTCGTCCGTAAAATGCGATGGGTTCGTTCCGTAACCGAACCATTGATTAAAGCTCATCGGGACCGGCATATCCTCTTTCGTAAGCACGCGTATCCATAAATACTGATCCAGAACCACATGCCCCAGATTCCATCTGATATTGTTGTTGAAACCATCCGGTACAATGTCAGCCTCGTCTTCCGACACGTCTTCAACCACCTTCAGCAGCTCTCTGCGGTATGTATGCAGCTGCTCAAACAATACCTCATGTCTTCTTTCCATCGAAATACCTCCCAGATTCTGATATCTTAATATAATTATGTGAAAAAATATAAAATCCTTTTATTTCGAAAAAATAGGAGCGCCATAAATGCGCCCCGCTAAGCCTATCGAACCTTCCGCTTCTTTTATTCAATCAACGGACTCCTGAACTGCGTCACGATTGCTCGGAAAGGTACCGATCAGATCCAGCTTGATCCAATGATGCCCATTGCTGACCTCACTCTTGTATACCTTCGTTTTAGCACCCTGATTCGCGAACACAAGATCGTTGACACCGCGGTTGAACATCCTCGACGATATAACCTGGCGTAGTCGCAAGCGTCCCCATGTCGAACCAGTACTCCTCCTCCTCATCTGCCGATATAAAACCGTTCGTCACCATCAAGCTCATATTTCCGCTGTTATCCGCATCGAAGAAGCGAGCTCCCCAGGCCCATCCCGATTGCTGAATGCCCATTTCCTGTGCTCGGTCGACATACCTTCCGTTCTCATCTTCATGCCATAACTGATTTCCTTCCAGCAAATATCTTTCCTTACCTGCTGGTAGCGCTCACGGGATGCCAGGCGGTCGGCGGGTTTGACGTGGCCAAAGCGCTGGCCAACAGCGCAAAGACGACGAGCAGTGAGTCGAAACAGACGGTTACCGTCGAAGTTGTTCCGGCTGAATCGGCCAAGCTGACTGCGGAGGACCAAAAAGCAATTGATCTTATGAATTCTTTCTCTCTGAATATCGATAGTGCAAAGGTGCAGGATACCAAACATATTTCGATGAAAGGCTCCGTCGGCTTGAAGGGAGAGAAGATTCCGTTCCTCTTCTTCATGGACGACAAGGGGATTGCGCTGTAGGTTGAAGGCGCGAAGCAGCCGTTGTACATACCTCAGTCCATTGAGGGCGTGACGCTGCCTGACACGAGCGAATTGGAAGCCGGGGCGCAGGAGCTGACCGTCAAACTGGCGGAATTCGTGCTGAAGCATTTCCCGAACCCTTCGGTATTGACCGTGAAGCAAACTTCCTCGCAGGTAAACGGGGAGACGTTGAGCTTGACGAACCTGCATGCGGAAGTGCGCGGCGACGAGCTGTTTGGGCTGATTAAGCCGTTCCTCGCCAGCGCGGTGAAGGATGAGCAAGGGCTCAGAGACCTGATTGGGGATTATTACGCGCAGCGACAGCGAAATGTGGAACATCGGCGGGACAGTAACCGCGGATCAAGTGGATACGAGTGTCGGTGTTATCGACGTGACGGAAACGGAGTTGACCCCAGGGCAAATTTTGCGCAATTTCCAGGGTTCCGCTCCGCTGTACAAATTGCTCAAAGAAGACCTTAATTTGACCCATAGACAGCTTGTGCTCGATACCCAAAGCGACTACTATGGATTGATCACGAAGAACGGCATCTCCTTTGTACAGTTGCGTTACTTGGCTGAGCAGTTAGACGCCGAAGTGAAGTGGACGCCGGGGTCTGGCCAGATTGTCGTGATCGATGACCTGACCGGCAAGGAGATCGTTCTCAAGGTCGGCTCGAAGAAAGCGGCGGTGGATGGCAAGGTGGTAACGCTGAGCCAGCCAGCCTTTGTCCATAAGGACGGGTTGACTTACGTGCCGCTCCGATTCCTGGCAGAGGCGCTTAGCGCATCCGTAGACTTCGACGCTGACGGTTGGATCACTATCGTTAGAGAATAAGCGGTGCAATCAAAACGATAATGGAGGGACCTTCCCAAGCTATCCTGATGATGGCAAAGGGAAGGTCCTTTATTTTGGGCTGACGATTGATTAATTGTCCTAGCCTGTGTATAATGATAATCATTATCAGTAGAAAATGGGGGAGCAATACAAATGAAGGTGTTCAAACATCGATTTCTTGCGGTGGCAACGGTTCTGTTGCTGACAGTTGTGCTTGCGGCTTGCGGCCAAAACGGCGGCAATACGGCAAACGATGCGGCGGCGTCGAACCATAATGCAGCGGGAAGCGCGCAATCCGGCAACGGAACCAACGATTCCGCCGAAGGACAAGCGGCAACGAAGGTTTACAAGGACTATACCGGGCAAGAGGTTGAGATTCCAACCAATCCGCAGCGGATTGTATCCATTACGCATCTGGGTGATCTGCTGGCTCTCGGCGTGAAGCCGGTTGGGGCGGGCTCGCTTGCTCTGGAAAACTCGGTTCTGCTGAATAAGGAACTGGAAGGCGTGGAAAGCGTCGGTGATATCTCAGTAGAGAAAGTGCTGGAGCTTCAGCCGGACCTGATTATTGTCCCGACCTATACACCGGCCGATATCGTTGAGCAATTAAAGAAAATTGGTCCGGTTGTCACCCTGGCCACCACAGGCTGGGAGGGAATTGACCCGCTGGAGGAAGTGAAGACGGTGGGTGAAATGCTGGGCCGTGAGCAACAGGCGGAGGAATTTATTACCCGGTATAAGCAAAAAGCCGAGGAGGCCAAAGCCAAGCTCAGCGAGGTGATCGGACCCGACGAAACCGTGGGCACGTATTCGATCTGGGCGAAGAACTTCTGGGTATGGCCAAAAACTCGGGATGCCGGCTATAACCTGTACGAAATGTTTGGCTTGAAGCCGCAGGAGAAGATCGAGAAAGAGGTATTCCCGACCACAGGCGCGGATATTTCTTTGGAGGTCGTTCCGGAATATGCTGCGGACCATATGTTCGTGACGGTGTATGAACCGGACGGCGGGAAGGAACGCGCAGAGGAAGTCATGAATGGACCGGTGTGGAAAAACATCCCTGCCGTGAAAAATAACCACGTGTACTTGCTGAACTACAAAGAGTTCTGGATGGTGGACGGACTGAATCTGGAGAAGCAGCTGGATATTCTCGTGGACCTCGTCGTCAGCCAAAATCAAAAATAAAACAACCAACCCAAGAGGGCCGTTCCTCGCGTCGTTTGCCGATGCGCCAGAACGGCTTTTTCATGTCTAGCGCCAGCCGGCAAGCCAGCTTACAAGATCTGCCGGTGGATGGCCAACGCCCATTCCTCCGCGATCATGCGCTCGGGAAGGAGATCGCCAATCAACATGAGATAAGTGGATCATTGACAAAGAAGACGCTAGTTTCTAAGATATGTTTATTCGTAATGATTACGTTTAATACCCAAGAATAGGATGGATCGATATGCTAAAAATGAAACGGGGCGACGTCCTGCTGATCGTTGTTCTGGTCTTGTTGGGTTCGACGTGGCTCTTCCTGCGCCAGGTGCTGGAAAGCCGGGAGACGGTAGATCCGGCAACGCTTCGCGCCGAAATCCAGGTGGACGGCGAATCCTACCGCAGCGTCCCCTTGGACGTCGGGGAGGAGACCATCGAAATCCACTCGAAATACGGGAACAATACGCTAAAGGTCTTTGACGGGGGGATCCAAATGATGTACGCCGACTGCCCGAAAAAAATCTCCATGCAGATGGGCTTCATCTCCCGGCCCGGCGAGACGATCATCTGTGTGCCCAACCGTGTGTATGTGGAGATCGTCCGCAGCGGCGCTCCAGGCCCGGATGATAACGGCGTAGACGCCTATATCCGCTAGTTTTCCATCCCCGACAGATCCTCCCATGCTTTCACCGAATCCTCGCTAGGATAGACGTAGGGTCGTTTGTGGTCTTGGAATTTCTCGGATGCGCTCCGCGTTAACGGTAAGGATCGCCTCGCCCTCCCGCGTTTGCGGCTCAATGGTTCCTTCCACCTCAAGCCAGCTGTCTTTAGTCAGCTCAACAAGCGGCTGGTCGGAGGTGACCACGAGCCCAAACGCGCTCCGATCAGCACGAAAGGCAGCGCTTCCAGCAAGATGCTGAGAAAGCTGGTTTTGAACGTTTGCAGCTCGTCAAGCGGGACCTGTCGAATCAGCGACGGGTATAGGACCGTCAGGCAGGCGAGCGCGAAAGCGGCCGGCACAAGAATCGGCAGCATTCGGGTGATGGCTTGTTTATTCATGACGTACTCCTTTTGGACAAAATCAGGATCTAGTGCAGTATTATACTATTATTTTCCAAGGCGTTTCAGAACGAAGTTGATAGATTCGTTCGCAGATCCGTATCGATAGTTGACAAAGCCCAGGGAAGGAAGATATAGTATTGATTGTTAATCGTAATAATTACGAATAAACCAGAGCGGGCATCTGGTCTTGCATACGAAAGGGGATGAAACGAAATGAATGAACATATTGCGCGCCCGATTCCCGTTACGGTGCTGTGCGGATATTTGGGTTCGGGCAAAACAACGCTGCTGAACCACGTCTTGAGCAATCGCCAGGGGCTGAAGGTGGCGGTGATCGTCAATGATATGAGCGAGATTAACGTCGATGCGGAGCTGATCAGCGCCGGCGGGAGTTTGTCACGCACGGAAGAGAAGCTGGTGGAGTTGTCGAACGGCTGCATTTGCTGTACGCTGCGCGAGGATTTGCTCAGAGAGGTGCAGAAGCTGGCAGCGGAGGGGCGGTTCGATTACATATTAATCGAGTCAACAGGGATCAGTGAACCGGTACCGATCGCCCAAACGTTTACTTATGCGGATGCCGAGACAGGGATTGATTTGACGGGGATCGCCAAGCTGGACTGCCTGGTTACCGTAGTGGACGCCTACCGGTTCTGGCATGATTTCTCCTCCGGAGAGACACTTCTGGAACGCGGGCAGCAAGCAGGAGAAGGCGACAATCGCGATGTGGTTGATTTGTTGATCGATCAAATCGAGACCTGCGACATTTTAATTTTGAATAAATGCGACCTGGTAGACGAGGAGGAGTTGAAGGAACTGGAGGGTGTCCTGCGTAAACTGCAGCCAACCGCCAAGTTTATCCGCTCCACGATGGGCTGCGTGGATCCGCAGGAAATTTTGAACACAGGCTTGTTCGATTTCGAGAAAGCCAGCCAATCGGCCGGATGGATCCGGGAACTGGAGTTGGAAAACCATACGCCGGAAACGGAGGAATACGGTATCGGTTCGTTTGTGTACCGGCGGAGACGGCCGTTTCATCCAGAGCGATTGGCGCAGTTTATGAGCCAGTGGCCAGAGGAAGTGGTGCGGGCGAAAGGGCTCGTTTGGATCGCAACGGAGTCCGATATGGCGGCGAATTTGAGTCAGGCCGGGCCGTCGATTCAATTTGGTCCGGCTGGTTATTGGCTAGCCTCACTGTCTGATCGTGAGCGGGAGGAGCTGTTTAACGAAGAGCCGGAGCTGCGGCGTAAATGGGACGATGTGACGGGCGACCGGATCAATGAACTGGTGTTTATCGGCATTGGAATGGATCGCGCCGGGATTGAACGGGAGCTTAATGCTTGCTTGTTAAGCGACGAAGAGATGCAGATGAATTGGGCGAACTTCCCCAATCCGCTGCCGTGGATTTCGGCGGAAGAGCTGGCGGGCGCCAACTAAAGACTAATTCTTGAGGAGGAATAGACATGCGAGTGGTCATCACATTAGCTTGTACGGAGTGCGGGGATCGAAACTATACGACAACCAAAAATAAAAAGACCCATCCCGAACGTCTGGAACTGCGGAAATACTCGCCTCGGCTGCGTAAATACACGATTCATCGGGAGACGCGCTAATTGAGCTTGGGAGAGTTGGTACCGTTGGAGGGCGATTTGTCGTCTTTGTTAATCGTAAAAATTACGCTTTAGAGAAGAAGGGGTAACATGATTTTATCCTCGATGGAAAACGTCGTGTTTGGGTATGGCGACAAACCGGTCATTGACGGGGTGTCCCTCGAAATCCATGCCGGCGAGTTCGTTGGCATTACCGGACCTAACGGTGCGGCCAAGACGACGCTGCTCAAGCTGTTGCTCGGTCTGCTGAAGCCGTGGAGCGGGAGCGTGAAAATCAACGAGGAAGCGTTGGTGGAGGGCCGGCTGAACGTAGGTTACGTCCCGCAGCAAGTCGCCGCGTTTAACAGCGGGTTCCCTAGCCGGGTGCTGGAGCTGGTGAAGTCGGGGTGTTATCCCCGGCTCGGTTTGTTTCGCCGGTTTGGTGCAGAGGAGCAGCAGATCGTCGAACGCAGCTTGAAGCAAGTGGGGATGTGGGAGCAACGATACCGGAAAATCGGCGAGCTGTCAGGCGGACAGAAGCAGCGGATTTGCATTGCTCGAGCCTTGGCCGGGCAGCCTCGGGTGCTGGTTCTGGATGAACCCACGACGGGCATGGACCGGCAAAGCCGCCAAGGATTTTATCAGCTGCTGCGGCACATGACGGACCAACACGGATTGACGGTGATCATGGTGACCCACGGCCCGGAGGAAGCGGAGGCGTATCTGGACCGCATCATATCCCTGGAGCAACAGGAAAGCGAGGAATGGCAATGCTTGACTACGCGTTCATGCAGCGTGCGTTTTGGGCCGGCGCTTTGATCGGCAGCATCGCCCCGGTCATCGGCGTCTTCCTGATGTTGCGGCGCCAGGCGCTGATGGCCGATACGTTGTCCCACGTTTCGCTGGCTGGTGTAGCCCTCGGGGCTGTGCTGGGCTGGAACCCGGCCTTGGCCGGCTTTGTCGCTGCCATCCTCGGCGGGCTGCTCATCGAGCAGTTGCGTCGGAGCTACCGAGCGTATAGCGAGATGCCGGTTGCGATCGTCATGACTTCGGGGCTGGCACTCGCCGTCGTGCTGATGAGCTTACGAAGCAACCTGAGCCAAAGCTTCAGCGCGTACCTGTTTGGCTCGATCGTCGCGGTGAGCGACACACAACTGGTGTTGATGGCTGGCGTCGCTTTGCTAGGCGCCGCGTATTTCATCGTGCTGCGAAGACCGCTGTACAGCCTGACTTTTGACGAAGAAACCGCTCGAATCAGCGGGATCCCGGTGAAGTGGCTGTCGTTCTCCTTCGCGGTGTTTACCGGCATGGCGGTGGCGGCGGCGATCCCAATTGTTGGCGTGCTGTTGGTGTCCTCGTTGATCGTGTTGCCAGCCTCGCTGGCGCTGCGGTTGGCCCGCGGGTTTGCGGCAGCGATTGTCATCGCAGTTGCCTCCGGCCTAACGGGGATTTTCAGCGGGCTGACCGCTTCGTATTACTTGGATATGCCGCCTGGCGGGACGATTGCGTTGATTTTGCTGCTGTTTTTATTAGCCGGCATCGCGGGGCAGAAGGTACGGGGATCCCTAGCTCGGAGGAACGGGCGCAGCGTGAGGCAGGCGGCGAGAAGCCAAGGGGAGTCTATAATCTTGCCGTCGGAAGAAGGCGGAAGAATTTAGTGTGGAATCAAAGGGAGAGATGAGAATGAATTTACAATATGTGAAAAGGTTCGCCACTGCGGCGGCCCTGAGCTTGATGCTGGTGATCGCCGGTTGCGGCGGGGGTGGACAGCCCGCAGGGAATGCTGCCAATTCGGCGAATGCCGCAGAGAAGACAGCAGGCAATAACGAAGCGGTGAATGCGAAACAGCCGTTGCGGATTCAAACGAGCTTTTACCCGATCTACGAATTTACGAAGCAGGTGGCTGGCGATCTGGCGACGGTGGAGTTGCTCGTTCCCGGCGGTGTGGAACCCCACGATTGGGAGCCTAGTCCTCAGGATATTCGGAAGCTGACGGAATCCGATCTGCTTATCGTAAACGGTGCCGGAATGGAAAGCTGGCTGGAGCAGGTGGAGGCCTCTGCATCCGGCGGCAAGCCGGAGATCATTGAGGCCAGTGAAGGGATTACGCTGATGGAAGGCGGAGAAGAAGAGGAGCATGGGCATGACGAGGAGCATGCAGCCGAAGAAGAGCATGCCGACGGGGATGAGCATGACGCAGATCACGCTGCGGATCACGACGCAGATCATGAAGCCGAAGCTGGAGAAGCCGCTCACGACTCCGATCATGATCATGGCCACGATCACGGCGGGCTGGACCCGCATGTTTGGTTGTCACCGGCGCTGGCAGTCCAAGAGGTTCGCAACATTGAAGCCGCCTTGGCGAAGGCTGACCCGGAGAACGCCGCGAACTA
This region includes:
- the queC gene encoding 7-cyano-7-deazaguanine synthase QueC gives rise to the protein MLKKEKAVVVFSGGQDSTTCLFWAIQQFGEVEAVTFDYGQRHKLEIECAKSITAELGIKHTVLDMSLLGQLTANALTRSDIAIEHQEGELPSTFVDGRNHLFLSFAAVLAKGVGAKHIVTGVCETDFSGYPDCRDVFVKSLNVTLNLAMDYEFVIHTPLMWIDKAETWKLADELGAFDFVRERTLTCYNGIIGDGCGECPACKLRKAGLDKYLLERQEANSR
- a CDS encoding copper amine oxidase N-terminal domain-containing protein; translated protein: MTHRQLVLDTQSDYYGLITKNGISFVQLRYLAEQLDAEVKWTPGSGQIVVIDDLTGKEIVLKVGSKKAAVDGKVVTLSQPAFVHKDGLTYVPLRFLAEALSASVDFDADGWITIVRE
- the rpmG gene encoding 50S ribosomal protein L33: MRVVITLACTECGDRNYTTTKNKKTHPERLELRKYSPRLRKYTIHRETR
- a CDS encoding ABC transporter substrate-binding protein codes for the protein MKVFKHRFLAVATVLLLTVVLAACGQNGGNTANDAAASNHNAAGSAQSGNGTNDSAEGQAATKVYKDYTGQEVEIPTNPQRIVSITHLGDLLALGVKPVGAGSLALENSVLLNKELEGVESVGDISVEKVLELQPDLIIVPTYTPADIVEQLKKIGPVVTLATTGWEGIDPLEEVKTVGEMLGREQQAEEFITRYKQKAEEAKAKLSEVIGPDETVGTYSIWAKNFWVWPKTRDAGYNLYEMFGLKPQEKIEKEVFPTTGADISLEVVPEYAADHMFVTVYEPDGGKERAEEVMNGPVWKNIPAVKNNHVYLLNYKEFWMVDGLNLEKQLDILVDLVVSQNQK
- a CDS encoding GTP-binding protein, which codes for MNEHIARPIPVTVLCGYLGSGKTTLLNHVLSNRQGLKVAVIVNDMSEINVDAELISAGGSLSRTEEKLVELSNGCICCTLREDLLREVQKLAAEGRFDYILIESTGISEPVPIAQTFTYADAETGIDLTGIAKLDCLVTVVDAYRFWHDFSSGETLLERGQQAGEGDNRDVVDLLIDQIETCDILILNKCDLVDEEELKELEGVLRKLQPTAKFIRSTMGCVDPQEILNTGLFDFEKASQSAGWIRELELENHTPETEEYGIGSFVYRRRRPFHPERLAQFMSQWPEEVVRAKGLVWIATESDMAANLSQAGPSIQFGPAGYWLASLSDREREELFNEEPELRRKWDDVTGDRINELVFIGIGMDRAGIERELNACLLSDEEMQMNWANFPNPLPWISAEELAGAN
- a CDS encoding metal ABC transporter ATP-binding protein, which gives rise to MILSSMENVVFGYGDKPVIDGVSLEIHAGEFVGITGPNGAAKTTLLKLLLGLLKPWSGSVKINEEALVEGRLNVGYVPQQVAAFNSGFPSRVLELVKSGCYPRLGLFRRFGAEEQQIVERSLKQVGMWEQRYRKIGELSGGQKQRICIARALAGQPRVLVLDEPTTGMDRQSRQGFYQLLRHMTDQHGLTVIMVTHGPEEAEAYLDRIISLEQQESEEWQCLTTRSCSVRFGPAL
- the queD gene encoding 6-carboxytetrahydropterin synthase QueD; translation: MNRTPEEFRIVEALQKLDQDIRRDQLRYHRRRVLVSKEFTFDAAHHLHAYDGKCKNLHGHTYKVVFGISGRPDEIGMTVDFGTIKEIWKNEIEAYLDHRYINETLPPMNTTAENMVVWLFEKMEEALQSEAYRNPVLEARTEFVRLYETPTSYAEARREWMQDE
- a CDS encoding NusG domain II-containing protein — its product is MLKMKRGDVLLIVVLVLLGSTWLFLRQVLESRETVDPATLRAEIQVDGESYRSVPLDVGEETIEIHSKYGNNTLKVFDGGIQMMYADCPKKISMQMGFISRPGETIICVPNRVYVEIVRSGAPGPDDNGVDAYIR
- a CDS encoding metal ABC transporter substrate-binding protein, whose product is MNLQYVKRFATAAALSLMLVIAGCGGGGQPAGNAANSANAAEKTAGNNEAVNAKQPLRIQTSFYPIYEFTKQVAGDLATVELLVPGGVEPHDWEPSPQDIRKLTESDLLIVNGAGMESWLEQVEASASGGKPEIIEASEGITLMEGGEEEEHGHDEEHAAEEEHADGDEHDADHAADHDADHEAEAGEAAHDSDHDHGHDHGGLDPHVWLSPALAVQEVRNIEAALAKADPENAANYKQNADAYVAQLEQLDQDFANAFANAKRKDFITQHAAFGYLAQEYGLTQVPIAGLSPDQEPSAAQMTEIVKFAKEHQVKTIFFETLVSSKVAETIAREIGAKTAVLNPIEGLTAEDEAAGRDYLSLMRQNLEALKAALNE
- a CDS encoding metal ABC transporter permease, with amino-acid sequence MAMLDYAFMQRAFWAGALIGSIAPVIGVFLMLRRQALMADTLSHVSLAGVALGAVLGWNPALAGFVAAILGGLLIEQLRRSYRAYSEMPVAIVMTSGLALAVVLMSLRSNLSQSFSAYLFGSIVAVSDTQLVLMAGVALLGAAYFIVLRRPLYSLTFDEETARISGIPVKWLSFSFAVFTGMAVAAAIPIVGVLLVSSLIVLPASLALRLARGFAAAIVIAVASGLTGIFSGLTASYYLDMPPGGTIALILLLFLLAGIAGQKVRGSLARRNGRSVRQAARSQGESIILPSEEGGRI
- a CDS encoding DinB family protein, whose translation is MERRHEVLFEQLHTYRRELLKVVEDVSEDEADIVPDGFNNNIRWNLGHVVLDQYLWIRVLTKEDMPVPMSFNQWFGYGTNPSHFTDETPSLSELISLLQEQPRFIEQQYRDRLEEEYPPTDMGMHTLEQVLVRTIFHEGLHMGAIQAIKRQAANRYR